The following proteins come from a genomic window of Miscanthus floridulus cultivar M001 chromosome 2, ASM1932011v1, whole genome shotgun sequence:
- the LOC136539301 gene encoding uncharacterized protein, whose protein sequence is MQRRCIAARPRSGARPRLAISVAAARHRCSVASLRPRALLWRRQRPRLRPSRAAAAPPSSPSSLHRRMREQISADLSAHQETTSPPQRPHRERLTRRRMMLPDSVPPSTSTPPEPSVTSTTRRKHRVDDTDDLSAHQETTSPPQRPHREALSRRRMMLPGSVPPSTSTPLEPFVTSTTGRKRRADDTLRNEDIRGFAINSSLSHLQPAAVTEECCAAHMTAASRPTRRRILAAQTNATTDSASQCFSRHKPEVVGLVINDLGLSDEGRDLVVQDHASNLQRIKETHFVYTIEFQKRGLPHVHIIIWLQPDGPRTADKIDSYISAQLPDPLLDRVGYNAVSKFMVHGPCGPMCPTSSCMVDGRCSKFYPKDFSSTTTVSSNGHVIYARPNNGITVQKNGLHIDNRFIVPHNVDLCVKYDAHINVESVNRDGME, encoded by the exons ATGCAGCGCCGCTGCATCGCGGCACGGCCCCGCAGTGGCGCCCGCCCGCGTCTTGCCATCTCCGTCGCGGCAGCGCGGCACCGGTGCTCAGTCGCGTCGCTTCGTCCTCGCGCGCTCCTGTGGCGGCGGCAACGGCCGCGCCTCCGGCCCTCTCGCGCCGCAGCTGCACCGCCGTCGTCCCCTTCGAGCCTCCACCGCAG GATGAGGGAGCAAATATCAGCCGATTTATCGGCCCACCAAGAGACGACATCGCCGCCCCAGAGACCACATCGTGAGCGACTTACGCGTCGTCGTATGATGCTTCCTGACAGTGTGCCACCTTCCA CGTCCACACCACCAGAGCCATCTGTTACTTCTACGACACGTCGCAAACATAGGGTGGACGACACTGATGATTTATCGGCCCACCAAGAGACGACGTCGCCGCCCCAGAGACCACATCGTGAGGCACTTAGTCGTCGCCGTATGATGCTTCCTGGCAGTGTGCCACCTTCCA CGTCCACACCACTAGAGCCATTTGTTACTTCTACGACAGGTCGCAAACGTAGGGCAGACGACACTCTCCGAAATGAGG ACATCAGAGGTTTTGCCATAAATTCCTCCCTATCACATCTCCAGCCAGCTGCTGTCACTGAAGAATGTTGTGCTGCTCACATGACTGCTGCTTCAAGACCTACCCGTCGTCGGATTTTAGCTGCTCAAACGAATGCCACGACAGATTCTGCTTCTCAGTGCTTTAGTCGACACAAAC CTGAGGTTGTTGGCCTGGTGATTAATGATCTCGGATTATCTGACGAAGGCCGAGACTTGGTGGTGCAGGACCATGCGTCTAACTTGCAGAGGATCAAAGAAACACACT TTGTTTACACAATTGAGTTCCAGAAAAGGGGTTTGCCACATGTGCACATCATCATATGGCTTCAACCCGATGGCCCCCGTACGGCCGACAAGATTGATTCTTACATATCGGCACAACTACCTGATCCATTGCTTGATCGGGTTGGTTATAATGCTGTTTCAAAATTTATGGTACATGGTCCCTGTGGTCCTATGTGTCCAACCTCTTCTTGCATGGTCGATGGCAGATGCAGCAAGTTCTATCCTAAAGATTTCTCAAGCACAACAACTGTGTCATCAAATGGTCATGTCATATATGCACGACCAAATAATGGTATCACGGTTCAAAAGAACGGTCTCCACATCGACAATCGATTCATAGTTCCTCATAATGTTGACCTATGTGTCAAATATGATGCGCACATAAATGTTGAAAGTGTTAATCGTGATGGAATGGAGTAA